Proteins encoded by one window of Glycine soja cultivar W05 chromosome 15, ASM419377v2, whole genome shotgun sequence:
- the LOC114386972 gene encoding dof zinc finger protein DOF5.3-like has translation MDPSNGQPQQMSSQSVEKKPKPHPEQALKCPRCDSTSTKFCYYNNYSLSQPRYFCKSCKRYWTKGGTLRNVPVGGGCRKKRSSSKRAQDQTFTPNLNPLTALPHLSYDSNDLTLALARFQKQSSGQLGYNDHDLSIMGNPTTGSFCDILGNSGMNPSSENPSFLDEFQTGFLQTQNHLQNLYCVYGNGDLGEVDNGNSGGVGVSGEMMLPYDQVVMSNATAQSVSVMKQEMCSGREQSERRVLGGFPWQINADTNIIGELDSGKAIASWNSFTNSWHGLLQSPLM, from the exons ATGGATCCTTCTAATGGACAACCCCAG CAAATGTCTAGCCAGTCAGTGGAGAAGAAGCCAAAGCCTCATCCAGAACAAGCTCTGAAGTGTCCAAGATGTGACTCCACCAGCACAAAATTTTGCTACTACAACAATTATAGTCTTTCTCAGCCAAGATATTTCTGCAAGTCTTGTAAGAGATATTGGACCAAAGGAGGAACACTGAGGAATGTTCCAGTGGGAGGAGGATGCAGAAAGAAAAGATCATCATCAAAGAGGGCTCAGGATCAAACATTCACACCCAATCTTAACCCACTCACTGCACTCCCTCATTTGTCTTATGACTCCAATGACTTAACTCTAGCATTAGCTAGGTTTCAAAAACAATCAAGTGGGCAATTGGGTTACAATGACCATGATCTTTCAATTATGGGGAACCCCACCACAGGCTCCTTTTGTGACATTCTTGGCAATTCAGGCATGAATCCCTCCTCAGAAAACCCTTCATTTTTGGACGAATTTCAAACTGGGTTCCTTCAGACACAAAACCATCTTCAGAATTTGTATTGTGTGTATGGAAATGGGGACTTGGGGGAGGTGGATAATGGCAATTCTGGTGGGGTTGGGGTTAGTGGAGAGATGATGCTCCCTTATGATCAAGTGGTGATGAGCAATGCAACAGCTCAATCGGTGAGTGTAATGAAGCAAGAAATGTGTAGTGGCAGAGAACAAAGTGAAAGGAGGGTGTTGGGGGGTTTCCCATGGCAGATTAATGCAGACACTAACATTATTGGTGAACTTGATTCAGGAAAAGCAATTGCAAGTTGGAACAGTTTCACAAATTCTTGGCATGGGCTTCTTCAAAGTCCTCTAATGTAG
- the LOC114388650 gene encoding interactor of constitutive active ROPs 3-like, with the protein MQTPKTRNTSSSSSEVPQKVSPRGGRQLRPATLDSTASSLNKTSKDNRSPKLTDRRSPRSPAPERKRPSRISELEYQISQLKEDLKVVRNQLGVSESCKKQAQQDAEESKKQVASLSLKLEDSQQQLVKFSATEQARVVELQKTIEEHDKAWQSELRAAQQKLSDNTLALTSAIDEIQQLKVQLELVANCENAHTQIAESSDVELLNLTDNLAESLSLVENMRNQLRDSKESAQAQALVNETLRQLEAAKRTVEFLRADAAKAVNGYNSAALDLDQSRARVNSLEELVSKLEFGLTSNKCNSSLNLADVGNMELKAEVLHKGETDLNRIEAEIYSLRSAIESADTKHQEEQIECSVKIRKAYELIEQIKSESSKRESQLEAELKRKNADVEELKANLMDKETELQCIVEENEKLNLQLEKSMSSQREHELRKELRKLDESVAGLKADLMDKETTLQSISEENEMLKLEISKRFAHGGNVMEEVAAQLETAKAAEREAVIKLGIVMEDADRCNRKAARVAEQLEASQAANSIIEAELRRLKIQSDQWRKAAEAAAAMLSAGNNGKLTERSMSLDNNYNSIMNKYSPFCEELDDDFQTKKNGNMLKKIGVLWRKPQK; encoded by the exons ATGCAGACCCCAAAGACAAG AAATACTAGTAGTAGCTCCTCTGAAGTGCCCCAGAAGGTGTCCCCTCGTGGTGGACGCCAACTCAGGCCTGCTACATTAGACAGTACTGCATcttcattaaataaaacatcaaaGGATAATAGAAGTCCCAAACTCACCGACCGCAGATCACCCAGAAGCCCCGCACCAGAG agGAAGCGTCCAAGCAGAATATCTGAATTGGAATATCAGATTTCTCAACTCAAAGAGGATTTGAAGGTGGTGAGGAACCAGCTCGGTGTGTCTGAATCATGCAAGAAGCAAGCTCAGCAAGATGCTGAAGAGTCCAAGAAGCAAGTAGCTTCCCTATCCTTGAAACTTGAAGATTCTCAACAGCAACTTGTGAAGTTCTCAGCTACTGAACAGGCTCGTGTTGTTGAgctccagaaaaccatagaagAGCATGATAAGGCGTGGCAATCCGAGCTCAGGGCTGCCCAACAGAAGCTCTCAGACAACACCCTTGCGCTTACCTCTGCCATCGACGAAATTCAGCAGCTCAAGGTTCAGCTTGAATTGGTAGCTAACTGTGAGAATGCGCACACGCAAATCGCGGAATCATCAGATGTGGAACTGCTAAACTTGACGGATAACTTGGCAGAATCTCTCTCTCTTGTGGAGAACATGAGAAACCAACTCAGGGATTCCAAAGAGTCAGCTCAGGCACAAGCTTTGGTCAATGAGACTTTGAGGCAACTTGAGGCTGCAAAAAGAACTGTTGAGTTCCTGAGAGCTGATGCTGCCAAAGCTGTGAATGGCTACAACTCTGCTGCTTTGGACTTAGACCAATCTAGAGCACGAGTGAACTCACTAGAGGAACTAGTAAGCAAACTTGAGTTTGGCCTCACTAGTAACAAATGCAACAGTTCTTTAAATCTTGCAGATGTTGGTAACATGGAGCTGAAAGCTGAGGTATTACACAAGGGTGAGACAGATCTTAATCGCATTGAAGCAGAAATTTATTCTCTGAGGTCTGCTATAGAGAGTGCTGATACTAAGCACCAGGAAGAACAGATTGAGTGTTCAGTGAAGATTAGGAAAGCCTATGAGTTGATTGAACAGATAAAATCAGAATCAAGCAAGAGAGAATCTCAGCTAGAGGCtgaattgaaaagaaagaatGCTGATGTCGAAGAGTTGAAGGCTAACCTGATGGATAAGGAAACCGAGTTGCAGTGCATTGTGGAGGAGAATGAGAAGTTGAATTTGCAGCTTGAAAAAAGCATGTCATCACAAAGAGAACATGAACTTAGGAAGGAGCTTCGAAAACTAGATGAATCCGTGGCTGGATTGAAGGCTGATCTGATGGACAAGGAAACAACATTGCAAAGCATATCTGAAGAGAATGAAATGCTGAAGTTGGAGATCAGTAAGAGGTTTGCACATGGTGGTAATGTGATGGAGGAAGTTGCTGCACAACTAGAGACAGCTAAGGCCGCAGAACGCGAGGCTGTTATAAAGCTTGGTATTGTGATGGAAGATGCAGATAGGTGCAACCGAAAGGCGGCGAGGGTGGCCGAGCAACTGGAAGCATCTCAGGCAGCAAATTCAATAATAGAAGCTGAACTAAGAAGATTGAAGATACAGTCTGATCAATGGAGAAAGGCTGCAGAGGCTGCTGCTGCTATGCTCTCAGCAGGGAACAATGGGAAACTCACTGAGAGATCAATGTCTTTGGACAACAACTATAACTCTATAATGAACAAGTACTCACCTTTTTGTGAAGAACTTGATGATGATTTCCAGACCAAGAAAAATGGCAACATGCTGAAGAAGATTGGGGTCTTGTGGAGGAAACCTCAAAAATAG